A DNA window from Novipirellula aureliae contains the following coding sequences:
- a CDS encoding ATP-binding response regulator, whose product MPIILLVEDSDVDRAMITGLLNADVDWLMSYAKNGAEAMRMLADATPDVVVTDLVMPEMDGMELVSQMAVSYPEVPVVLVTSHDDVKMAFKALRAGASSYVPKAQLNDRLLDTVEQVLSVRNMDHHDKRIAQITTNTRYRFILENDPLLIAPLVDRIQQGMIGMQLCSPTQRMHVGIALEEALTNAIFHGNLELPAYRLPEIRHLIHEGRPSPLVQERREESPYKERRVHVAVDFTRDRVQLVVSDEGNGFDVDVIHPKSINDIIDGQCGRGLLLIRTFMSDVLFNKTGSEVRMILNNPLAAMRPKMKVADIRD is encoded by the coding sequence ATGCCCATCATTTTGTTAGTCGAGGATTCCGATGTCGATCGCGCTATGATAACCGGGCTCTTAAACGCTGATGTCGATTGGTTGATGTCGTATGCCAAAAACGGTGCGGAGGCAATGCGGATGCTAGCCGACGCAACGCCCGATGTTGTCGTGACCGATTTGGTGATGCCTGAAATGGATGGCATGGAACTTGTGTCTCAAATGGCGGTTTCGTATCCCGAAGTACCCGTTGTTTTGGTAACAAGTCATGACGATGTCAAAATGGCGTTCAAGGCGCTGAGGGCTGGAGCATCTAGTTACGTGCCCAAGGCCCAATTGAATGACCGGTTGCTTGATACGGTCGAACAGGTGTTGTCCGTTCGCAACATGGACCACCATGACAAACGAATCGCTCAGATCACGACCAACACTCGCTATCGATTTATCTTGGAGAACGATCCACTGCTAATCGCACCGCTGGTGGATCGCATTCAACAAGGAATGATTGGCATGCAACTCTGTTCGCCAACACAACGTATGCATGTTGGTATCGCGCTGGAAGAAGCGTTGACCAATGCCATCTTCCATGGCAATCTTGAGTTGCCCGCATACCGGTTGCCTGAAATTCGTCATCTCATTCATGAAGGAAGGCCGTCTCCGTTGGTTCAGGAGCGTCGCGAGGAATCTCCCTACAAAGAACGCCGCGTTCATGTGGCGGTCGACTTTACACGTGACCGAGTTCAATTGGTGGTCTCGGATGAAGGCAATGGATTCGACGTGGATGTGATTCATCCTAAATCGATCAATGACATCATCGATGGTCAGTGTGGCCGCGGCTTGTTGTTGATTCGAACCTTTATGAGTGACGTGTTGTTCAACAAAACCGGTAGCGAGGTAAGAATGATTCTTAACAATCCTCTCGCCGCAATGCGGCCCAAAATGAAAGTAGCCGATATTCGAGATTGA